From the genome of Cuculus canorus isolate bCucCan1 chromosome 4, bCucCan1.pri, whole genome shotgun sequence:
AAGCCTACTGCCAGCGCTTCATTGCGTGAATTTTAATTAAGTGTGCAAGTGTAGTTTGATAACTTTCTGGGCATCGGGAGAAGATTGGAGGCCAGACCCCACAGTGCCAAGCCTGGACAATGAGAGCTGAGCTTAAAGAATGTTTTAAGCAAATGTCTGAAACTACTTGGGAGATAATTTCCTCCtagccaggagcagcagaataCCCTTCTGGAATATATCTTGTCTTCCAAAGTCTTCCAGTAGTCCAAACCTAATTACTGAACAGTACCTCATGCTGCTCATTGGGGAGCATTCAGGACAGCTTCTAATGAATCTCATTTCCAGACCTcgaacaatattttttcaaatgcttacTGCAGTCAAAATATCAAAAGCTAAAACCATCCCAATGCCTTATCTAATACAGGAGTGGCATAAATTCAACATATACCATGAAGGGATAGGTAGAAATAGCATTACCTGAGCTATGGAAGCTTGAGGGTTTCCTACCAGATTTTTAAATGTGCGCTTGGATACCCACTTCAGCTGATGAAGGAAGGAGTTGGCATATGTGATTTGTCGGAAAACTGctctcaatttctttttatttcccacagaaatattctctagtactgcttttgtttcttggtAGTAGGCTGAGTTGGAGTATTTTTCTGCTAACTTCTCAGCCAAGGTTTTATCATATTCATTGTGTTCTTCAATGCTTTCTGCTGGaaagattaaaaggaaagatgacTCTTTATGTAAGGCATGGGAAGATTGTTTAGGAGTTAAGACAGCAGTGTTACATTGGGGCGGGAGAGTTAATAAGGAGCCAGAAAAAATGATATGCATATTTAGTTTCAGTGATTCATTGCATTCAGTCTCATTTCAAAAGAGTCAGTATAAACAATACCAAACCCCTGTGTTTGTCTGTGCAACCTCTCCTAGAGGCAACCGCTTTACAGTAGACTGACTAGGTAAACCCTTGTCTGCTGATGAAGTTTCAAACTGGCAGCAATCtgacttttaaacaaaaagttattttttcccccataggTTTCTGTAAATGATCTGTTTTACAGATCTAATGAGATAATCCTAGACCTTTCAGACTTCAGGTAACTCTGCATGTGTCTACTTCAGTCAGACTTTTGAGTGTATCATAAAGATATTTCAGCTGGAGctccttcttttctcatttgtacTCCAGCGTGTGCTATTCCAATGACAAGTAACAACATCTGTTGCCAGCTATAATATTAGTCAAACCTTCAATGCAGTCAGACTTTTTTGAAAATGCTGGTTGATTCTTTGGTAAAGGTATAGTGAGACTGTGTTTGGGCACATAGCATGTTCATTATTTCATTCCCCTTTCCATTCATGTGAAAAGAGAGTATGTTATTCATGAGTAGCAAGAGACAGGATGAAAAAGAATCCTACTGAGCAAGGGTAAGATTTGATTCATTAGTTTGGAGATACTTTCTGCCTTACCCCAACTTCAGGGAAGCATGAGAACACTGGCCCCCTATGCCTACCCCTTTTCCCACCCTactcagaggaaagaaaacagaatttcctAACAGGTAAACCATACATATTatgtaaaaaatacatattatgTAAAAAATACAAGTCATAACTGCGCCAAGTTATGTCCCTAACCAAATAATTGTCCTGGTTTGttgtctctgcttctgcaggacTTCAGTTGATTTGCTTCAAAGGCGAAAGACACTCTCTGTGTtgagagagaacaaaaccagtttCTTATATTCCCTAACACTATAACATCAATACAGGGAAATATTCTTTTACCTTCAACATTTGATAATTTGAGTGTGACACAAAAATATACAAGGCAGTTTATAAACAAACAGAGAGCAATGATAAATTACTAAATGCCTATTTATGAGAGGCAAACTATTCTTGCATAGATACGAAGATTTTATATAGTAGAGTGAACTTGGTACATATCTCAGGTTAtgctaattattttccttgtataAACAACAAGGATTTAGGAACAgtggtttgtggggttttttcaccTTTAAAGCAACATGGATCGACAGTACACAATTCTCTCACACATACAAATAACTGTACACATGTATGACATCGTTATTTGTTGTCTGACACCTataagtgatttttctgtgttgtgctgGACATTTTCTGGCAAAATACACTTCGCTCAGCTCTGTGTTTCATACCTGTGTTAATGTCATCAGTCTTGTTCATTGCTACTGCAGTGGAGTCTCCATTAATGATGTCCAGGAAAAAGTCGGCAGGGTTGTTGTATGGCTCACACTCGTAGCCTACGGTGACAGCATTACAAGCCCTAAGCAGTGGTTGTGTGACTGGCAGAAGGCTATGCATGACCATTGTGAACACAGTCATGCCATCAAGTGTATTGAGCACGTATTGCACAAGAAGCACTGCAGGCTTCAAGAAGTCCATGCCTATCCAAGAGATGAAAAGCTCTGCCAGACAGCTGTAACAGTGAAAGCAAGGTGACAACCAGTAATATGCCCTTCTAAACCCTAGCCTGGGCTTTGTCTAATTAAGATGCACCCAGGAACAGTTAAATAGAGGTCAACCCTACCATCCAAACCCACATATGGGTCAAGAGGTAAAACACTAATAGAAATGCTTAGCCTATTAAAATCCCGGGCTTGCTAACTGACACTATTTCCAATTCTGATCAAGCACCATTAGCATTGTTTTTCAGGTCAGTGCAAACTAaagatgctgctgcagttgTCCCAGCCGTGAGTTGTGCTCACCAATAGACTGGAAGTGCTCGATGGCGTGCTGAGCAGGCCCGTGGTACAGCactctccctgcagccagcagtGTCAGGTTGTCAAACAGTCGGAATATGGAGTACCGAGGCTGGTGGATGGAAAAGAtgattgtttttccttgttttgtcaTCCTGAATGTGAAGAACAACAGAGGTGTTAGCTTTGCAAGTCATTTCAGCATTTAGCTAAGAGAATTTACAAGTTTAGTTAAGCCTTGCTTAAGTTTGATTAACTTGGTGCgccagagagggaaggaggaagccaaaaaatacatttaggtCCTATTTATTGTGCCTGtttgagaaaagaaagttcCCTGTCTCTAGGAATGTTGTTGGAGGAAAAGGTTCTGGGAAGATTTCGATGTGAACAAAGTTCTGGAGAGAGGCTTTTGGAGTCCTCTTTGCTTGTAGTCAGTGCAGATTGATGTAAACTTTGCAAGCATAGAGtactttttgtgtgttttcccaAAGGAAAGCCTGAGATTTTGTGATGAGAAAACAGCTAGCTGCCATCCATAATAAAATCCATCACCTTATCAGACTATACAACAGACATTTTTATAACTTTTCTGGCCCAGACAGACATGAAATCTATCTATCCATAACTAACTACACAGCTGGCATGGGCAAATTGCAGTCCCTGGTGTGCAGGCACTCTGTACAAGCcactctgtgctctgctgtgagTAGCTGCTTTGGAGTGAGAGGATTTGTACAGGCTTTTTCCTATCCCCTTTGCAGCCTGGGTTTGCTGGTAAACAATTATATGTCTAATTTTCCCATTTAATCATTCTAACTGTAATTTAAGTCAAATACAACTGAAATGTAGCACAGTCGAGCGGTGGAATCAAGGAGCTGTTTCCATCACCTTTTCAGTAGCAGCAGGACAGCATTAGCAGTACTGGCATCGAGCCCCGTAGTTGGCTCATCCAGAAACAAGATGGCAGGATCCGTGATGAGCTCCATCCCAATATTGGTCCTTTTCCGCTCTCCTCCAGACACCCCACGAGTGAACTGGGTGCCAACCTGCCACAAAACAGGAAGCCTGTCTCTTTTGCACCGATAACAAACACTTGGGTGAACAGTATCCTACCAATGTAGGGGCATTTGGGAAGAGCTGTAAGAAATTTTGACTCTACTCTCAGGTACAGATGTAGATGTTACCTCACACATAGGCCATTTCTTAACATTAGTATTTCTTGAGgtgttctctttttctccagtcaCAAACtacctttcctcttccctgcaaTGTAATAGTGTATGGCAGTATCAGCGCAAGGTCTGTACAGATTGCCATACAgaaatttcattaattattgTATTACTGAAATAGtctatttaattttacttctttttttttatctgctatGCTGAGCCATTTGATtaactaaataaaatacttaatatttGTTCATGATTTAAGCACCATGCTTTACCTTGGAATCGGCCACTTTGGTCAAACCCAGTTCCCTGATGATATGATTCACTCGttcattcttttcctgttccttcACTGACTTTGGCAAACGAAGTGCTGCTGAGAACTTCAAATTTTCTCTTACGGTCAGGGTTCCCATCACCACATCATCCTTcgttaaaaaataaaaaaggtagaTACTTGATGATCACCTAgtaattcctttctttccctctgagAACTGCGTCTACCTCTGTTTTAGGTTGTTCTTGTATGCAAAGGGACTGTAGCAGCTGCCAGCACATATGGTCAGGTGCGTCTTCAATGCCCTTATCATAGCAGACAGTTGATTTAATTGTATTTGCCTTTATTCATAAGCAATACAACATCCTACATCATACGTgatataaaaatagataaatagtAACATATTCAAAACTATCCCTTATGTATTTTTACCTTATTTGGTTGTTTGAAGGTGCTGAGTACAATACTGAAGGACTAAAGGGAACTGAGGAGCAGCTAGAGGTCAGTTGTTATCACTGTGCATTTGTTAATGCAGCCTCAGCCTACCACAGGTtagagcagggagaagaaaagaaaagagagactgGGTCCACATTAAGGCTTTCCAAGATTGTttcagcaaaggagaaagaagggtAGGTTTTTCAGATATCAGCTGCTCATCTCTTCTGAAAGACATCTGTCAGAGTGTTATGTGTGTTCTGAGAGACTATCTTTCTGTAACATCCTGACAgtacttttattgtttttcacaCAGGCACCTCTTTAGGCTTCGATAAACTGCAATCATACGCATACTGCTGAGCACGAGTAGGgtggaggggaaagaaatggaaagaaggttgtggttttccttcttttgcccTTCACACGCCTTTCTCCTCAGCCCATCCTGGCAGGACAAAGGTTTTCTCAGAGCAGGAGTCTGTGACACTGTCCCTGGGCAAGTGGAGGTACAAACTGTATATTACCAGATATACTTGGAAAACACTCCATATATATTGGTAGGTTACAGCAGTTCCTCCAAAACAGAGAACAAGGAAGGAAATGATTCAAAGTGTCTGCTCCCATTGATTGTAGAGCATTAAGTACAGAGACTCAAACTGAAAGCAGTTTCATTCCTAGTGAGTGTGGAAGTGTGGTGAGTGCTACTGCACCAGCCTCAATTCTTGGATCAAGACAAGGTGCTTGCAATACTGCAGCAACTTCTAACAGCAGTTGGAAGGGGGCAATGAAATCCATAGAGTGATAAAAATTACCTGTACTACATATCCAGAGGTGCATTTAAAGTTGGCAGGCTGAGGAGCTCCATTGATCAAAATGTCACCAGAAAGCCCATGGGGATCCTTCCTTGCAGCCAAAATGTCGAGTAGACTAGGAGAAAAGTTTGCTACTTTGTCAGATGAGCACGCAGGAGGTAAACCCTCTGAGCCGTAAGCTCAGTTCACGGAACAGCAACTTACGACCATCCCATTTAAACATCTGCTATTTAGAAAACCCCCAGCAACTTTCAAGGGACAAGTTTGTTTTGTCCtgatttcctaaggaaatgagATCTACACAATTTCATAGAGCATTTGTGTCCATTCATTCAATAACATGAGCTTAACCTAGAATGatatgaaaagataaaatatcagTAAAGCGTGGACTAAAATTTAATTACATCCTTGTCATGTAAGATGTTTGTCTTTTTATAATTCAGatatttctcagaaaacaaaacaaattaaaacaaaatcttttccGGAAAAAATTGTCCAGTACTGCTAAATGAGTACAAGTTCACTTTCTCCTTAGTATAATTTCTGTATAGAGCAAAAAGGGCACTTACGAAGATTTACCACTACCAGTGGGTCCCAAAATTGCATTTAGTCCTGGTCTCATGATGCCACTGTAAGACGAAACAGATAGGTTTTGCAAAATAgatagaatgacagaatcatagaatcgtaggtttcggttggaaggcaccttcaCAGGTCATCTAGCCCAAAAacccctgcagaagcaggggcatctttaaccagatcaggttgctcatagccccatccaacttgaccttgaacatctccagggatgtggcctccactacctccctgggcaacctgtgttagtgtttcaccaccttcatttggaaaaaaaaaataaataaaatcttccttatatctagtctaaatttaCCCTCTCTTAGTTTAGGTATTTTTATCTGTCTTACAGTTTCATCTGGTAGGCTAGCGTAAATGATCTGTAGAACTGTCTTCTTCATCTGATTGATTTTAGAATTAAGGAAATTATCACAAACAATATTTATGATCAAATTCCACCTTAATTTTTACTCCTAATTCAAGAAGAACTAATCTTCATATAATGAAGACAACACAAGAACTTAAGTAAAATGTAACAAACGCTGTAAGCATGCTTTTCCCTCATGGATCTCCAGATGTGAAGCACAAACTTGCTTTAACCACATTCAGTCTACGGGTATTATTCTCTTAGCAGCTCCCTGTAGAGAGAATATAGGGATTCGTCTCTacttaaagaaaatgcagctgatAGTTTCTCTATATCTGATATTAGGCCACATGAAACTCAAAAGCCAGATATAAATGGCTTTTAAGTATTTGGGGGAAAGACCCTATGGAAATAgtgctgcctttatttttttcttgctgctggaACACATGAAGGTGTAGCTGCTATTTCCCTTAACTAGCTCTTAAAATCTGCACTCAACAAGCTTTGGTGCACAGTAGAATCACACACAAATGCCTGTCTGTATGTTAAGGATACCAGGTTTATCTTGAACTGCACTCGGGTATTGGTTATCGGCAATCCAGGTAGCAGTGACCTGAGTACCTGTCTGTGGGTCTGTCCCAGTATTGCTGCTCTTATGGTCTAACAACATACAACATAGGAAGCTTGGTATTATTCTTTCTGACAcgtattttttcttccttcagtttcttattGTGGAGATTTCTGGTTCCAGATTAAGAGGGATGCACAATATACATATATTATGCTACATTACATGTGattttaacagagaaataatatgcaaaaaaataaatgcatgtgtTGCACTTTCTAAAAGGCAAAAGCATAAGTGTTAAATATTGGTCTTGTATAATAAGCCATAAGATGGGTCTTCCTCTCACATTGTTGCAAACAACCAGTATAAGTCAATTGAGTTACCATAATGTACTGCTTTTGAGGAGAGTAGGAAAGATTGTAAGAGCTTATGTTTAGGAGGTGTGGAAGTTGCATGTGGCAAAAGAAATTGCGTGGGCGAAGAGCAGGACCAACAGAGCAACACCAAAGGGTGAATATTTATGATAGAAATTGGAGTTAGGGAGCTGCAAGTCACGGCTGACTTGAAATGGCATGTTGTATGAGAACTTGCTGCTCAGATTAATTATTGAACAGTGAATGGGCAAACATTATGCCCATATATAGATTACTGAACAAAGGCCATGACGCTGTGATTTCTTTACTACAGCAGTTTTCAATGGTGaacaaaaaaactcaacaaaaattttaaaaaaaggggaaaacgTTACATCTCTTCAAAGATAATCTAACACTGGTTTATAGTACTGTCTTAAACATTTAAAGTTACACACCCTAAAATTAACATACTCAAAGGAGATCTGAGAGAATGAGGTCCAAGCACGGAGGACAGTTTGTTGATATCTCAGTTAAACACAATGGCACAGTGGGAGACTTGCCAAGTAGTGTAAAACAGTCATGGCTGTCTTGTGTGCCCCTGTGCTGATAGTGGCCAGGAAGGCTGTCTCTCCCTGGGCCCAGGGGAAATGGCACTCAGAAGTGCAAGCTTTCTGTTGTACAGGCTCAGCTCTAAAAAGCACAGTTGATAGCAAACACAAAGCGACCATATAATAATTATATCATTTTTCCTAAATCTTGATCAAATTCTGTATATTGTGCTTAATGGCTCAGTGACAGGAGTGAACTTGGCTCTctggacagaaataaaaaacacgTAGtctaaagaaatgtttaaatacatacTTGACATCTCTCAAAACTTCTTTATCGGCTGTTTTTTGACAACACAGGAATCCAGTCTTGATCTTCACACGGTAGCAGATGTTGTGGAAAGTTAGTACGCTTCCTCCCCTGCCAGCTAAGTCTGGAGAGGACTGCTTTCTGCTGGGGATGCCATTTGTCTCCGAGTCTGACATCTGAATACTTATGTGTGACTGGCCTACTGCCATTTTTCCTCTATGAATGAAAAAacaggggagaggggaaagagttGATTAGATATGGAGAGCAAAGGTTTGTCTGTTAGGTGCAGTGTCTGGCACTGGATCTACTGTAGGTCTTGCAGACGTCCATCTTGGTCTTTCTCATTCAGATAGGAAGTTTGGGTCCTGTGGGCCCAGACCTTGAGATGACATAGAACTGATGTGGAGCTGGGTCTTCCGTGTTGCTTCACACCACAAGCAGTGTTAGGGAGATAGAAGACTCCCCCTGAACCCTGATGGTCTGTCATGGTGGGCTGATGTGGGCTAGCCACCAGACGTACACACTGCTGCCCCctcactccccctcctcagcaAGACGGGGTGAAAATGTGATTGAAAATCTTCTGGGTCAAGATAAGGATGGGGAGATAGCTCGTTTCAttccaggaaactacaggcctgtcggtctgacctcagtgctgggtaAGGTCacggaacaggtgatcttgagtgctatcatgaagcacacgcgagagaaccaggtgatcaggcccagtcaacacgggttcatgaaaggcaagtcctgccaaactaacctgatcaccttctatgacaaaggTGACCCgcttactggatgagggaagggctgtggatgtagtcttcctGGACTtaagtaaagcctttgacactgtttctcacagcattgCGTTTCAGAAAGTCTGAAActtctgtctgcctctggcctggacaggcgcacacgctcctgggtggaaaactggttgcatggctgggcccagagagtggtggtaaatggagttaacttcagctggaggctggtcagAAGTGGTgtctcccagggctcagtgctggatccagtcctgttcaatatctctATGTTCATCTCCAAGAGTGGAGACTTGGATCTCAGCTAGCAGTGTGATGAGAGAAGATGAAGTCTTAACAGTGGAAATAATGCCCATGTGCTAGAGTTAGGcttttgatttgcttttcttttttggacCCCCTTTTTTCATTGTGCATTAAGTACTTGCAGTGAGATGGACAGTTTGGTATTTTACACAtgaacttttccatttctgatccaGCAATAAATCGCACCATAGGAATACAGAGGCATTGCTTCTTTACAGCTGATATAATTGTCAGCTGTTTGCAATTGCTCTTTAtgaatggattttttaaataatactttagtctttgtttaaaaaatcaCTTACTGCATTTAATGTGACATACACCCATTGAATATTTAAAGTTAGAACACATGCAGGACAAAGAAATAACCGCGATGAAAGATAATTAAATCAATGcctatgcaaataaaaaatctttaaattaagTTTCTAAAGTTCATGACCAATGGCTTACAAATATTGACTTTAGATCAGAAATGGCAGGAGATTCAATGACAATGTGCACTACTTGCTGTATTCAGAAATATTCGTTAGAATGATAAAGTGTTTTATATCGTCATCATACCAGGTCTGGATATAATACATTATTTTTGCATCAGCTAAATATAAAATTCATGaactctttgttttcatttgttttcctgaatcttttctaaaatatttttattgccactcatttcagcatttcagttcAAGCCtaatagaaaaatgtatttttcagagatATTTAGTCTCAGAAAATTTGGTCAGGAGGCAAAGCACTGGATCTTGAGATTTAACCTTCTacaaatggcaaaataaaactACATTCCTAAAAATTATCATGAAACCTTGTCGTGTGCTGTTTataacacacagaaaattaaactcTCAGTACGTCACTTTCCTGTGTATTCTTCCCAGACTTTTAATGTACAAATTCTAATTCTCCCTACATACACAGGGacactaaacaaaacaaaataataaaacaccAACAACACGTACAACAAACTTCCATTGACTTAAACCTACTTGAACCTGAGGTCTTTAAAGCAATTTCAGTATACCTATTTGTATGCCTAAAGATACACTGTCTATCTAAAAAGCTGCCACACTTATTCCTGCTGGTCCTTTTGCACAGCTTTTGGTAGCAGAGAGATTTGACgttgaaatagaaaaaagagTACTGTAGATATTGTAGTAGTAAAATTTAGAGGAGCAAAACTCAGAAgtctgttttggtttatttttttttttaaatctagcCAGTTATTCAAAGTATTTCATGTTTACAGAGAATAAGCATGGAAATTACTTAGGGAGGAAGAGTTTTAGAGACATAAGGAGATTTCACCAAAGTTTTGTAAAGGAAGCTGCCtcaaacttttttaaaaagatagcccattttctttttttcagaatacttGAACCTGCCAGAGAAACCATAATTAATTGTGctattatttctcttatttttaatggagTCAAAGTTTAGTCTTGGAACCTGCTAGCTGAAGTAGTACAGTATGTACTACAAATGAGCATTTTAGACTTTAGATAGATATAAATGCACAGAAGTTGTAAGTgtaccttttttcttctttaattgcCTGTGTTTACAGAGGTGTAAACTGTCCAGGGAACAGATGTGAGCATGCAGAGAGGGCAGCACAGCCTTGTCGTGCCAGCCCAGTACCCTACAGTCCTTGTTCTCAGGAATATGCATAGGAAATTAAAACCATTTGAGTAAATACGGATAATGCAATTCTGGCAATCTGTAAGTTAATTGCCAATCAATTTACTAGGGATTTGTAACCTACCTTCCATGAGAAGAGCCCTGTGTGTTAATTGGGGACCGACTAAGCAGCGCTCTGTGTGTAGGCATTTGCATAAATGTTGTCTGCAGTGCATTAACATGCATGGGCAAACTTTGAGTATGATAGTTCCTGCAAAACAGTCTAACTTTCCACCCTTTAActcattttcatttaa
Proteins encoded in this window:
- the ABCG2 gene encoding broad substrate specificity ATP-binding cassette transporter ABCG2 isoform X2 translates to MAVGQSHISIQMSDSETNGIPSRKQSSPDLAGRGGSVLTFHNICYRVKIKTGFLCCQKTADKEVLRDVNGIMRPGLNAILGPTGSGKSSLLDILAARKDPHGLSGDILINGAPQPANFKCTSGYVVQDDVVMGTLTVRENLKFSAALRLPKSVKEQEKNERVNHIIRELGLTKVADSKVGTQFTRGVSGGERKRTNIGMELITDPAILFLDEPTTGLDASTANAVLLLLKRMTKQGKTIIFSIHQPRYSIFRLFDNLTLLAAGRVLYHGPAQHAIEHFQSIGYECEPYNNPADFFLDIINGDSTAVAMNKTDDINTESIEEHNEYDKTLAEKLAEKYSNSAYYQETKAVLENISVGNKKKLRAVFRQITYANSFLHQLKWVSKRTFKNLVGNPQASIAQICVTAFLGLIVGAIFFGLKEDLAGIQNRVGAMFFLTTNQCFSSISAIELFVVEKKIFMHEYISGYYRTSAYFISKLMADLIPMRTLPSIIFTCIIYFMLGLKPTAQAFFTMMFTLMMVSYTATSMALAIAAGQSVVAVANLLMTIAFVFMIIFSGLLVNLTSIMSWLSWLKYFSIPQYGMTALEINELTGLNFCNSDNNTNSLSKENCRQMSQVICTGDDYLKSQGIDASSWGLWQNHLALACMTVIFLTIAYLKLHFMKKFS
- the ABCG2 gene encoding broad substrate specificity ATP-binding cassette transporter ABCG2 isoform X3 translates to MAVGQSHISIQMSDSETNGIPSRKQSSPDLAGRGGSVLTFHNICYRVKIKTGFLCCQKTADKEVLRDVNGIMRPGLNAILGPTGSGKSSLLDILAARKDPHGLSGDILINGAPQPANFKCTSGYVVQDDVVMGTLTVRENLKFSAALRLPKSVKEQEKNERVNHIIRELGLTKVADSKVGTQFTRGVSGGERKRTNIGMELITDPAILFLDEPTTGLDASTANAVLLLLKRMTKQGKTIIFSIHQPRYSIFRLFDNLTLLAAGRVLYHGPAQHAIEHFQSIAESIEEHNEYDKTLAEKLAEKYSNSAYYQETKAVLENISVGNKKKLRAVFRQITYANSFLHQLKWVSKRTFKNLVGNPQASIAQICVTAFLGLIVGAIFFGLKEDLAGIQNRVGAMFFLTTNQCFSSISAIELFVVEKKIFMHEYISGYYRTSAYFISKLMADLIPMRTLPSIIFTCIIYFMLGLKPTAQAFFTMMFTLMMVSYTATSMALAIAAGQSVVAVANLLMTIAFVFMIIFSGLLVNLTSIMSWLSWLKYFSIPQYGMTALEINELTGLNFCNSDNNTNSLSKENCRQMSQVICTGDDYLKSQGIDASSWGLWQNHLALACMTVIFLTIAYLKLHFMKKFS
- the ABCG2 gene encoding broad substrate specificity ATP-binding cassette transporter ABCG2 isoform X1, with amino-acid sequence MAVGQSHISIQMSDSETNGIPSRKQSSPDLAGRGGSVLTFHNICYRVKIKTGFLCCQKTADKEVLRDVNGIMRPGLNAILGPTGSGKSSLLDILAARKDPHGLSGDILINGAPQPANFKCTSGYVVQDDVVMGTLTVRENLKFSAALRLPKSVKEQEKNERVNHIIRELGLTKVADSKVGTQFTRGVSGGERKRTNIGMELITDPAILFLDEPTTGLDASTANAVLLLLKRMTKQGKTIIFSIHQPRYSIFRLFDNLTLLAAGRVLYHGPAQHAIEHFQSIGYECEPYNNPADFFLDIINGDSTAVAMNKTDDINTAESIEEHNEYDKTLAEKLAEKYSNSAYYQETKAVLENISVGNKKKLRAVFRQITYANSFLHQLKWVSKRTFKNLVGNPQASIAQICVTAFLGLIVGAIFFGLKEDLAGIQNRVGAMFFLTTNQCFSSISAIELFVVEKKIFMHEYISGYYRTSAYFISKLMADLIPMRTLPSIIFTCIIYFMLGLKPTAQAFFTMMFTLMMVSYTATSMALAIAAGQSVVAVANLLMTIAFVFMIIFSGLLVNLTSIMSWLSWLKYFSIPQYGMTALEINELTGLNFCNSDNNTNSLSKENCRQMSQVICTGDDYLKSQGIDASSWGLWQNHLALACMTVIFLTIAYLKLHFMKKFS